In Deinococcus proteolyticus MRP, a single genomic region encodes these proteins:
- a CDS encoding DNA-directed RNA polymerase subunit alpha, which yields MDQKRPQLKARVEGNYGEFVLEPLKRGYGVTIGNPIRRILMSSIQGTAVTSVYIEDVLHEFSTIPGVKEDVIRLILNLKELVVKFHAPGPKTLTLRAQGQGVIRASDFEVPSDAEIVNPDLEIANLADGGQLVMEVRVEEGEGYVPADKHATKDRINSIPVDAMFNPVRRVAYHVENTRVGRQTDLDKLILRIWTDGSASPQDVLDQAIDILREELLVFGSVEELEDSESSALDYTISAETVQPEAEVAPESAAPAEESVSSGEPSVSLEGLGLTTRVLHSLKEEGIDNVDALCALSDRDLKKVPGIGERSLDEIKQQLAQFGKALRD from the coding sequence ATGGATCAGAAGCGCCCTCAACTCAAAGCCCGCGTCGAAGGAAATTATGGCGAGTTCGTGCTCGAACCACTCAAGCGTGGTTACGGGGTCACCATCGGCAACCCTATTCGGCGCATTCTGATGTCCTCGATTCAGGGTACGGCCGTCACCAGTGTTTACATTGAAGACGTCCTGCACGAGTTCTCGACCATTCCTGGAGTGAAGGAAGATGTCATTCGACTGATTCTGAACCTCAAGGAGCTGGTGGTGAAGTTTCACGCTCCCGGCCCCAAGACCCTGACGCTGCGTGCTCAGGGCCAGGGAGTCATCCGCGCCTCGGATTTCGAAGTGCCCAGTGACGCCGAAATCGTCAACCCGGACCTGGAAATCGCCAACCTGGCCGATGGTGGCCAGCTGGTGATGGAAGTGCGTGTCGAAGAAGGCGAAGGCTACGTGCCCGCCGACAAGCACGCCACCAAGGACCGCATCAATTCGATTCCGGTGGACGCGATGTTCAACCCGGTGCGCCGTGTCGCCTACCACGTGGAAAACACCCGTGTGGGCCGTCAGACCGACCTAGACAAGCTCATTCTGCGCATCTGGACCGATGGCAGCGCCAGCCCCCAGGACGTCCTGGACCAGGCGATTGACATCCTGCGTGAAGAACTGCTGGTCTTCGGTTCCGTAGAGGAGCTGGAAGATAGCGAAAGCAGCGCACTGGACTACACCATTTCTGCTGAGACGGTACAGCCCGAAGCTGAAGTGGCTCCCGAAAGCGCTGCTCCAGCCGAAGAAAGCGTCAGTAGCGGTGAACCCAGTGTCAGCCTGGAAGGGCTGGGCCTGACCACCCGCGTGCTCCACTCGCTGAAAGAAGAAGGCATCGACAACGTGGATGCCCTGTGTGCCCTGAGCGACCGCGACCTGAAAAAGGTGCCCGGCATCGGTGAACGCAGCCTGGACGAAATCAAGCAGCAGCTGGCCCAGTTCGGTAAAGCCCTGCGCGACTGA
- the rplQ gene encoding 50S ribosomal protein L17: MRHGRAGRKLNRNSSARTALARAQATALLREGRIQTTLTKAKELRPYVEKLITTAKGGDLHARRLVAQDIHDKEVVSKVMEEIAPRYAERSGGYTRILKTGVRRGDATTMALIELV; the protein is encoded by the coding sequence ATGCGTCACGGAAGAGCTGGCCGCAAGCTGAACCGCAACAGCAGCGCCCGTACCGCCCTGGCCCGTGCCCAGGCGACTGCGCTGCTGCGCGAAGGCCGCATTCAAACCACCCTGACCAAGGCCAAGGAACTGCGCCCTTACGTCGAGAAGCTGATCACCACCGCCAAGGGCGGCGATCTGCACGCCCGCCGTCTGGTGGCCCAGGACATCCACGACAAAGAAGTCGTGAGCAAGGTCATGGAAGAAATCGCTCCTCGCTACGCCGAGCGCAGCGGTGGATACACCCGTATCCTCAAGACCGGCGTTCGTCGCGGCGACGCCACCACCATGGCCCTGATCGAACTGGTCTAA
- the trxA gene encoding thioredoxin, producing MKPVELTDGNFKDELSSGLTLVDFWAPWCGPCRIIAPVLEELAGDYDGKVKIGKVNVDENPTTAAQFRVMSIPTLILFKDGEPVEQMVGAAPKRSFETLLNKHLEAAN from the coding sequence ATGAAACCTGTTGAACTGACAGACGGCAACTTCAAGGACGAACTCAGCAGCGGCCTGACGCTGGTGGACTTCTGGGCTCCCTGGTGCGGTCCCTGCCGCATCATCGCGCCTGTGCTGGAAGAACTCGCCGGTGACTATGACGGCAAAGTCAAAATCGGCAAGGTGAACGTGGACGAGAACCCCACCACGGCTGCACAGTTCCGCGTGATGAGCATCCCCACCCTGATCCTGTTCAAAGACGGCGAGCCGGTGGAGCAGATGGTGGGCGCCGCGCCCAAGCGCTCCTTCGAGACCCTGCTGAACAAGCACCTCGAAGCTGCCAACTGA
- a CDS encoding DUF309 domain-containing protein: MKPGMVTFPARWQAGAQLFAAGQWWEAHEAWEPEWLRASGEERYALQALILLAAALHKRWRMGSLTGRNFVKAQAYLCRLSPGAFGVDWALLEQQVAASLNAECPEPLPCIPLLPGQTPSASA; the protein is encoded by the coding sequence ATGAAACCTGGCATGGTGACTTTTCCCGCACGCTGGCAAGCCGGAGCGCAGCTGTTCGCGGCCGGGCAGTGGTGGGAAGCCCACGAGGCCTGGGAGCCCGAATGGCTGCGGGCCAGCGGGGAGGAACGCTACGCCCTGCAGGCGCTGATTCTGCTGGCCGCCGCCCTGCACAAGCGCTGGCGTATGGGCAGCTTGACTGGGCGCAACTTCGTCAAGGCCCAGGCATATCTGTGTCGGCTCTCACCGGGGGCCTTTGGTGTGGACTGGGCGCTTCTGGAGCAGCAGGTGGCGGCCTCCCTGAACGCCGAGTGTCCTGAACCGCTGCCGTGCATCCCGCTCCTGCCCGGCCAGACGCCTTCCGCCTCAGCGTGA
- a CDS encoding NYN domain-containing protein: MNSQRIALFVDGASIYSAAKRLGWNFDHRKVLEYFRERGRLHNAFYYTALPAQFDDKQKRFTDALTYMGYTVRTQPLRETVDESGVSYRQTSLDIELVTDLLTGLDHFDAAVLMSGGGGFERPLEVLRARGKRTVVVSIPEMTSYELRNAADEYLDLRDLRQRFERPGYRLPSDGRAGAERGDERDTWAGRPQPVRSGDPLERLSYAGAVNHEG; this comes from the coding sequence ATGAATTCACAGCGAATTGCCCTGTTTGTGGACGGGGCCAGTATCTATTCGGCGGCCAAGCGCCTGGGATGGAATTTCGACCACCGCAAGGTGCTGGAATACTTCCGGGAGCGCGGCCGCCTGCACAATGCCTTTTATTACACGGCGTTGCCGGCGCAGTTCGATGACAAACAGAAGCGCTTTACCGACGCCCTGACCTACATGGGGTACACGGTACGCACCCAGCCGCTGCGGGAAACCGTGGATGAGAGCGGTGTCTCCTACCGGCAGACCAGTCTAGATATAGAGCTGGTGACCGACCTGCTGACCGGCCTGGACCACTTTGACGCGGCGGTGCTGATGAGCGGCGGCGGTGGCTTCGAGCGGCCGCTGGAAGTGCTGCGGGCCCGCGGCAAGCGCACCGTGGTGGTGAGCATTCCCGAGATGACCAGCTATGAGCTGCGGAACGCCGCCGACGAGTACCTCGACCTGCGCGACCTGCGGCAGAGGTTCGAGCGGCCCGGCTACCGCCTGCCCAGTGACGGCCGGGCGGGAGCAGAACGGGGTGACGAACGTGACACCTGGGCCGGACGCCCGCAACCAGTCCGGTCCGGGGACCCTCTGGAACGGCTGTCCTACGCTGGGGCGGTGAACCATGAAGGCTGA
- the plsX gene encoding phosphate acyltransferase PlsX, with product MKAEQAYPLPIALDAMGGDYGVEPNVAGAVAAARAGVAVLLVGREPQIHAELAKHAGSSSLPVRVIDTPDVIGMDEHARDVRSRRDASINVCTRLVKEGRAAAAVTMGHSGAAMASALLTLGRLGGVERPAMLTHLPAKNGFVTLLDVGANADVKPGYLAQWALLASVYLQVVEDRRDPTVGLLSIGEEDHKGSQLVLDAHALLRGLHGQGVNFYGNVEGRDIFQGTTDIVVTDGFTGNVVLKLAEGEAKVLLGWVKEALGSSLKAKAGGLLVRGALKGLAKRLNPSTYGASLLLGVNGLTFIGHGSSDEQAVKNSLLRAARAHESDLMGRLTAATAAAAAQRPG from the coding sequence ATGAAGGCTGAGCAGGCTTATCCGCTTCCCATCGCGCTGGATGCCATGGGCGGCGACTACGGCGTGGAGCCCAACGTGGCCGGGGCTGTCGCGGCGGCCCGCGCCGGAGTGGCGGTGCTGCTGGTGGGCCGCGAACCGCAGATTCATGCCGAGCTGGCCAAGCACGCGGGCAGCAGCAGTCTGCCAGTGCGGGTGATAGACACCCCGGATGTCATCGGGATGGATGAACATGCGCGGGATGTGCGCTCGCGGCGGGACGCCAGCATCAACGTCTGTACCCGGCTGGTCAAAGAGGGACGGGCCGCTGCTGCCGTAACGATGGGCCACAGCGGCGCGGCGATGGCCTCGGCGCTGCTGACCCTGGGGCGCCTGGGCGGAGTGGAGCGCCCGGCCATGCTGACCCACCTGCCGGCCAAGAACGGCTTCGTCACCCTGCTGGACGTGGGTGCCAACGCCGACGTGAAGCCGGGCTACCTGGCCCAGTGGGCTCTGCTCGCCAGCGTGTATCTGCAGGTGGTGGAAGATCGCCGCGACCCTACCGTGGGTCTGCTGAGCATCGGGGAAGAGGACCACAAGGGCAGCCAGCTGGTGCTGGACGCTCACGCGCTGCTGCGCGGGCTGCACGGCCAGGGCGTGAACTTCTACGGCAACGTGGAAGGCCGCGACATTTTCCAGGGCACCACCGACATCGTGGTGACCGACGGCTTTACCGGCAACGTGGTTCTCAAGCTGGCCGAGGGGGAAGCCAAGGTGCTGCTGGGCTGGGTCAAGGAAGCGCTGGGAAGCAGCCTGAAAGCCAAAGCGGGAGGCCTGCTGGTGCGTGGGGCGCTCAAAGGTCTGGCCAAGCGGCTGAACCCCAGCACCTACGGGGCCAGCCTGCTGCTGGGAGTGAACGGTCTGACCTTTATCGGGCACGGGTCGTCAGATGAGCAGGCCGTCAAGAACTCACTGTTGCGTGCAGCCCGCGCCCACGAATCGGACCTGATGGGCCGGCTGACGGCGGCGACGGCGGCGGCGGCGGCTCAGCGGCCTGGTTGA
- the ftsH gene encoding ATP-dependent zinc metalloprotease FtsH — MHLRPARPVSARRPARWSAALGTLVLTGLLAACGPAATSTQQLQEVTGDGATPSLRTTSDAAASGGATTALPHYTSEQFLRDLRAGKITSAMLSSSGNATVFVRDRPGPEAVALPPDGETLTLLREANVPFTVSSSRSRFAWLGQILPVAVTLLILLVMWRTIRAQQSGAAASAFGKSRASVIVPAKVGVTFADVAGCEEAKADLQEVVDFLRQPEKYRALGARIPHGLLLVGPPGSGKTLLAKAVAGEAGVPYFAVSGSDFVEMFVGVGAARVRDLFEQARKAAPCIIFMDEIDAVGRKRGTGMQGGNDEREQTLNGLLVEMDGFRGEADEGQDIIILAATNRPDVLDAALLRPGRFDRQVVVDAPDAAVRERILRVHSRTKPLDPGVDLSVIARRTAGMVGADLENLLNEAALLAARSGRPRILMADIDEARDRVLMGPERRSLVIQEADRRITAYHEVGHALAAQLLPHAHRVAKLTVVPRGRAAGYMLPDAKDTLHVTRAALQDMLTVALAGRAAEEVVMGEVTAGAQNDFQQATGLARRMVTEWGMGERTGKVAWASEDSGYLGGGPQPLPMSQATARTIDQEVEDLVTQAHGQAVRLVREYLPQVHRVAEALLQRESLSGEEFSALLAGGQLDGEAGTSAPPAPRPAPT; from the coding sequence ATGCACCTGCGCCCGGCCCGCCCCGTCTCTGCTCGGCGCCCGGCCCGCTGGTCGGCTGCTCTGGGCACGCTGGTCCTGACTGGCCTACTGGCGGCCTGTGGGCCGGCGGCCACCTCCACCCAGCAACTTCAGGAAGTGACCGGAGACGGCGCAACCCCTTCTCTGCGGACGACCAGCGACGCAGCAGCGTCCGGAGGGGCCACCACTGCACTGCCCCACTACACGTCCGAGCAGTTCCTGCGGGACCTGCGGGCCGGCAAAATCACTTCTGCAATGCTGAGCAGCTCGGGCAACGCCACCGTGTTCGTCCGCGACCGCCCCGGTCCCGAAGCGGTGGCCCTGCCACCCGACGGCGAGACCCTGACCCTGCTGCGGGAGGCCAACGTCCCTTTTACGGTCAGCTCGTCGCGTTCCCGTTTCGCCTGGCTGGGGCAGATTCTGCCTGTCGCCGTTACCCTGCTGATTCTGCTGGTGATGTGGCGGACCATCCGGGCGCAGCAGAGCGGTGCGGCGGCCAGTGCCTTTGGCAAGAGCAGGGCTTCTGTCATTGTCCCCGCAAAGGTAGGCGTCACCTTTGCGGACGTGGCGGGCTGCGAGGAGGCCAAAGCCGACCTGCAGGAAGTCGTGGATTTCCTGCGCCAGCCCGAAAAGTACCGCGCTCTGGGGGCCCGCATTCCCCATGGCCTGCTGCTGGTCGGTCCTCCCGGCTCCGGCAAGACCCTGCTCGCCAAGGCGGTCGCCGGCGAAGCCGGCGTCCCCTACTTCGCCGTTTCCGGTTCCGACTTCGTGGAAATGTTCGTGGGCGTGGGCGCCGCCCGTGTCCGCGACCTGTTCGAGCAGGCCCGCAAAGCGGCCCCCTGCATCATCTTCATGGACGAAATCGACGCGGTGGGCCGCAAGCGCGGCACCGGCATGCAGGGCGGCAACGACGAACGCGAGCAGACGCTCAACGGGCTGTTGGTGGAGATGGACGGCTTCCGGGGGGAGGCCGACGAAGGGCAGGACATCATCATCCTGGCGGCGACCAACCGCCCGGACGTTCTGGACGCAGCGCTGCTGCGTCCGGGCCGCTTCGACCGGCAGGTGGTGGTGGACGCGCCGGACGCGGCGGTGCGGGAGAGAATCCTGCGGGTTCACTCCCGCACCAAACCGCTGGACCCCGGCGTGGACCTGAGCGTCATTGCGCGGCGCACGGCAGGGATGGTGGGCGCGGATTTGGAGAACCTGCTGAACGAGGCAGCGTTGCTGGCGGCGCGGTCGGGACGTCCCCGTATCCTGATGGCGGATATTGACGAGGCGCGGGACCGGGTGCTGATGGGGCCGGAGCGCCGCAGCCTGGTGATTCAGGAGGCGGACCGCCGCATCACCGCCTACCACGAGGTGGGACATGCCCTGGCGGCACAGCTGCTGCCGCACGCCCACCGCGTCGCCAAGCTGACCGTGGTGCCACGTGGCCGGGCTGCTGGCTACATGCTGCCCGACGCCAAGGACACGCTACATGTGACCCGCGCCGCCTTGCAGGACATGCTGACCGTGGCCCTGGCCGGCCGCGCCGCCGAGGAAGTGGTCATGGGCGAGGTCACGGCCGGCGCACAGAACGATTTTCAGCAAGCCACTGGGCTGGCCCGGCGGATGGTGACCGAGTGGGGCATGGGCGAACGGACCGGCAAGGTTGCCTGGGCCAGCGAGGACTCCGGTTATCTGGGCGGCGGCCCTCAGCCTCTGCCCATGAGCCAGGCCACCGCCCGTACCATAGACCAGGAGGTGGAGGACCTGGTCACGCAGGCCCACGGGCAGGCCGTCCGCCTGGTCCGTGAGTATCTGCCGCAGGTTCACCGGGTGGCCGAGGCGCTGCTGCAGCGAGAAAGCCTCAGCGGTGAGGAGTTCTCGGCGCTGCTGGCCGGTGGGCAGCTGGACGGAGAGGCCGGAACTTCAGCGCCTCCGGCTCCCCGCCCTGCACCAACTTGA
- a CDS encoding DUF4384 domain-containing protein: protein MSRHLLLAVLTLGLGTGLSSCTLQTERPNLGLDASQRNLIAGIVPDRGEGAAYRQGDEVRLRVSVREPGYLTLVARQPDGSAQVLVRDVYVDRGTTVFPRAGDRVTYNVDAPNGLQVVRAIFTRIRAGGGLAVDGAALTQADRDVQETYFYILR from the coding sequence ATGTCCAGGCACCTTCTGCTGGCAGTGCTGACGCTCGGTCTGGGAACCGGCCTCAGCTCCTGCACCCTTCAAACCGAGCGCCCCAACCTGGGACTCGATGCCTCGCAGCGCAACCTGATTGCGGGCATCGTCCCGGACCGCGGCGAGGGCGCTGCCTACCGCCAGGGTGACGAGGTGCGCCTGCGCGTCAGCGTGCGCGAGCCCGGTTACCTGACGCTGGTGGCCCGTCAGCCGGACGGCAGTGCTCAGGTGCTGGTGCGGGACGTTTATGTGGACCGCGGCACCACTGTCTTTCCCCGCGCCGGCGACCGCGTGACCTACAACGTGGACGCCCCGAATGGCCTGCAGGTGGTCCGCGCCATCTTTACGCGCATTCGCGCGGGCGGCGGCCTGGCCGTGGACGGCGCGGCACTGACCCAGGCCGACCGTGACGTGCAGGAAACCTACTTCTACATCCTGCGCTGA
- a CDS encoding nucleotide pyrophosphohydrolase has translation MTEFSGIAGADPLTFEAASRRVDAFISQFEEGYFPPLLMQARLTEEVGEIARVIAHQNGKTPKPGEEVGDLEMELADLLFVMLCLANESGLNLERGFERMMAKVEGRDADRWTRRAPAEAPTTDG, from the coding sequence ATGACCGAATTTTCTGGCATTGCCGGCGCCGACCCCCTGACCTTTGAAGCGGCCAGCCGCCGGGTGGACGCTTTTATCTCGCAGTTCGAGGAAGGTTACTTCCCGCCCCTGCTGATGCAGGCCCGCCTGACCGAGGAAGTGGGCGAGATTGCCCGTGTGATTGCTCACCAGAACGGCAAGACGCCCAAGCCCGGCGAGGAAGTGGGCGACCTGGAAATGGAGCTGGCCGACCTGCTGTTTGTGATGCTGTGTCTGGCCAACGAGAGCGGCCTGAACCTGGAACGTGGTTTTGAGCGGATGATGGCGAAGGTGGAGGGGCGTGACGCCGACCGCTGGACCCGCAGGGCCCCGGCTGAGGCTCCGACCACAGACGGCTGA
- the tsaB gene encoding tRNA (adenosine(37)-N6)-threonylcarbamoyltransferase complex dimerization subunit type 1 TsaB — protein sequence MITLALDTSTPYLTLALRWPGGELESTERIERAHAERLPGSVQALFAEAGLDFRAERLVIGSGPGSYTGVRIGASYALALARVWQAELLGVPTLCALLSRQPGLQAPALDARKENVYGALYRVEESTVTELSPPEKYTQADFAALAQDRGAELRQDAVPSGLSLIHAAGTLAQGQPQLRLSYL from the coding sequence GTGATTACTCTGGCGCTGGACACCTCCACCCCTTACCTGACCCTGGCCCTCCGCTGGCCGGGCGGCGAGCTGGAGAGCACCGAGCGTATCGAACGTGCCCACGCCGAGCGCCTACCGGGCAGCGTTCAGGCACTCTTCGCAGAAGCAGGACTGGACTTCCGCGCCGAGCGGCTGGTCATCGGCAGTGGGCCAGGCTCCTATACCGGCGTGAGGATTGGGGCCAGCTACGCCCTGGCTCTGGCCAGGGTATGGCAGGCGGAGCTCCTGGGTGTGCCCACCCTGTGCGCCCTGCTGTCCCGCCAGCCTGGGCTGCAGGCCCCTGCGCTGGACGCCCGCAAGGAGAACGTGTACGGCGCGCTGTACCGGGTAGAGGAAAGCACCGTGACCGAGCTGAGCCCTCCCGAGAAATACACCCAGGCCGACTTCGCCGCGCTGGCTCAGGACCGGGGTGCAGAACTGAGGCAGGACGCTGTGCCCAGCGGCCTGAGTCTGATCCACGCAGCCGGCACGCTGGCGCAGGGCCAGCCACAACTGCGCCTGAGCTATCTGTAG
- a CDS encoding citrate/2-methylcitrate synthase: MTQNQDIAKGLEGVRFTESKLTFINGQEGILTHLGIPIQEWAESSTFEELSLALLLGRLPNAQELAEFDAELKANREIPAQLQDVIRAMPQGAVPMQALRTAVSYLGLLDEQSEDITPEARRAISVRLIAQMATIIAAIQRAQSGKDIVPPRADLTHAGNFLYMLNGSEPTTEQARLFDIALILHVDHGMNASTFTAIATSSTLSDMYSAITSAIGALKGPLHGGANEQVMVMLDEVGSPDKAAEYINKKLDNKEKIMGVGHRVYKNFDPRSRVLRDYAALVADKEGKSTYYQILEQIEKTVVDRIGDRGIYPNVDFYSGTVYTDLGIAKEYFTPIFALARISGWCASVIEYTADNRLLRPSSVYTGESDAHYVAMQDRQ; the protein is encoded by the coding sequence ATGACCCAAAATCAAGACATTGCCAAAGGGCTCGAAGGGGTCCGTTTTACGGAGAGCAAGCTGACGTTCATCAACGGTCAGGAAGGCATTCTGACCCACCTGGGGATTCCGATTCAGGAGTGGGCCGAGAGCAGCACCTTCGAGGAGCTGAGCCTGGCTCTGCTGCTGGGCCGGCTGCCCAATGCCCAGGAGCTGGCCGAGTTCGACGCCGAGCTGAAGGCCAACCGTGAAATCCCCGCGCAGCTGCAGGACGTGATTCGCGCCATGCCGCAGGGCGCTGTGCCCATGCAGGCGCTGCGGACGGCCGTGTCCTACCTGGGCCTGCTGGACGAGCAGTCCGAAGACATCACCCCCGAAGCCCGCCGCGCCATTTCGGTGCGCCTGATTGCCCAGATGGCCACCATTATCGCGGCGATTCAGCGTGCCCAGAGCGGTAAGGACATCGTGCCTCCCCGCGCCGACCTGACCCACGCCGGCAACTTCCTGTACATGCTGAACGGCTCCGAGCCCACCACCGAGCAGGCCCGCCTGTTCGACATTGCCCTGATTCTGCATGTGGACCACGGCATGAACGCCAGCACCTTCACCGCTATCGCCACCTCCAGCACCCTGAGCGACATGTACTCGGCCATCACCAGCGCTATCGGTGCGCTGAAGGGCCCGCTGCACGGCGGCGCCAACGAGCAGGTCATGGTGATGTTGGACGAGGTAGGCAGCCCCGACAAGGCCGCTGAGTACATCAACAAGAAGCTGGACAACAAGGAAAAAATCATGGGCGTGGGGCACCGCGTGTACAAGAACTTCGACCCCCGCTCCCGCGTGCTGCGCGACTACGCGGCCCTGGTGGCCGACAAGGAAGGCAAGAGCACCTACTACCAGATTCTGGAGCAGATCGAAAAGACCGTGGTGGACCGTATCGGTGACCGTGGTATTTACCCCAACGTGGACTTCTACTCGGGCACGGTGTACACCGACCTGGGTATCGCAAAAGAGTACTTCACCCCGATTTTCGCCCTGGCCCGGATCAGTGGTTGGTGCGCTTCGGTGATCGAGTACACGGCCGACAACCGCCTGCTGCGCCCCAGCTCGGTGTATACCGGCGAGTCGGACGCTCACTACGTTGCCATGCAGGACCGTCAGTAA
- a CDS encoding metallophosphoesterase family protein gives MRALVLSDTHGLLRPEVLALLPQAELVIHAGDVGKPEVLSALQQAATGPVHAVRGNVDTSSSLSDLPATELIEAGGRFLYLLHRLDDLDLSPQAAGIDAVIFGHTHRPEQRREGGVLYLNPGSVGPRRFSLPVACAWLDLPSLDVTPVHL, from the coding sequence ATGCGAGCCCTTGTTCTTTCCGACACGCACGGCCTGCTGCGGCCCGAGGTGCTGGCGCTGCTGCCACAGGCCGAGCTGGTGATTCACGCTGGCGACGTGGGCAAGCCCGAGGTGCTTTCAGCGCTGCAGCAGGCGGCCACAGGGCCGGTCCACGCAGTGCGCGGCAATGTGGACACCTCCTCTTCGCTGAGCGACCTGCCGGCCACGGAGTTGATAGAGGCGGGCGGGCGCTTTTTGTACCTACTGCACCGCCTGGACGACCTGGACCTGTCCCCGCAGGCTGCAGGAATAGACGCCGTCATCTTCGGCCACACCCACCGACCCGAGCAGCGCCGGGAAGGTGGAGTGCTGTACCTGAATCCTGGGTCGGTGGGTCCACGGCGCTTCAGCCTACCGGTGGCCTGCGCGTGGCTGGACCTGCCCAGCCTGGACGTGACGCCCGTTCATCTGTGA
- a CDS encoding PQQ-binding-like beta-propeller repeat protein: MRHLREKVIKVTILLLSSLLPVAHAQGTGPQLAGAQGGRVQASAGQVPVWTANVGALSGAASVERGAVVLGEGRQVYRIGAAGEVLWKASLGDMGRAFPIVRPDGSLLVAAYDDRLYALSAAGQPLWNTRLDGDIFASPALLPDGSAAVATAGGSLYRIGAGGEVLWKASLGSPGYSSPAVGQDGHIYLGSQSGRVAAFDQSGKLLWTFQAGRSVFSSPALDAAGNLYFGSADRFLYSLTPQGELRWRQPLGGFVNASPVVTARGQVVVGSFAGELNAYGLDGTPAWSYPAGAAITAPATELWNGDLLVGDLSGVLHRVTAGGQPVSRDDLGDRIDTPVTAADDGTWLVVVDGALRAYAGGWPQAAGPWSSFRSTPQGWGRVPSEGEQAAFAARRSQTAAPLEAALAQAGQPVPTSAQPPQAQAQAQAQAPAPAPAAPVASSSLPVPPVATVPAPAATGQPRLIGGRVHLPLPALAAAYGLELRTAPVQDGQGLRAELSRGEQRWSLPAALVGGVPYASIGELGRQPGVRVGTSAQGLNVEWAGQPLLWPLNWVELYANPLPRP, encoded by the coding sequence ATGAGACATCTACGAGAAAAAGTGATAAAAGTTACGATACTCCTGCTGTCCAGTCTGCTGCCGGTGGCCCATGCTCAGGGGACTGGGCCTCAGCTTGCCGGAGCTCAGGGCGGCCGTGTCCAGGCTTCCGCCGGGCAGGTTCCCGTCTGGACGGCGAATGTCGGTGCCCTATCCGGAGCGGCCAGTGTGGAGCGCGGTGCGGTGGTGCTGGGCGAGGGACGGCAGGTGTACCGCATCGGCGCAGCCGGCGAGGTGCTGTGGAAAGCGTCGCTGGGCGACATGGGGAGGGCCTTTCCGATCGTGCGCCCGGACGGCTCGCTGCTGGTGGCGGCCTACGACGACCGGCTGTACGCGCTGAGCGCAGCAGGGCAGCCGCTTTGGAACACCCGGCTGGATGGAGACATCTTCGCCAGCCCGGCGCTGTTGCCGGACGGCTCGGCGGCGGTGGCCACGGCTGGAGGCAGCCTCTACCGCATCGGTGCAGGCGGTGAGGTGCTGTGGAAGGCGTCGCTGGGGTCACCGGGGTATTCGAGCCCGGCGGTGGGCCAGGACGGTCACATCTATTTGGGGTCACAGTCGGGCCGGGTGGCTGCCTTTGACCAGAGTGGGAAACTGCTGTGGACCTTCCAGGCCGGGCGCTCGGTGTTCAGTTCGCCGGCCCTGGACGCGGCGGGCAACCTGTATTTCGGCTCGGCGGACCGCTTCTTGTACTCGCTGACCCCGCAGGGCGAGCTGCGCTGGCGCCAGCCGCTGGGCGGGTTCGTGAACGCCAGCCCGGTCGTGACGGCGCGGGGACAGGTGGTGGTGGGTAGCTTTGCGGGCGAGCTGAACGCCTATGGGCTGGACGGTACCCCGGCCTGGAGTTACCCGGCGGGCGCGGCTATCACGGCGCCGGCCACCGAGCTGTGGAACGGTGACCTGCTGGTGGGCGACCTGAGTGGGGTGCTGCACCGGGTGACCGCAGGTGGACAGCCGGTGAGCCGCGACGACCTGGGCGACCGGATAGACACTCCAGTCACGGCGGCGGATGACGGCACCTGGCTGGTGGTGGTGGACGGAGCGCTGCGGGCCTACGCCGGGGGCTGGCCGCAGGCGGCAGGGCCGTGGTCGTCGTTCCGGAGTACGCCTCAGGGGTGGGGCCGGGTGCCCAGTGAAGGTGAGCAGGCGGCCTTTGCTGCCCGCCGCAGCCAGACGGCGGCCCCGCTGGAAGCGGCCCTGGCACAGGCGGGGCAGCCGGTCCCGACCTCGGCTCAACCTCCACAGGCACAGGCACAGGCACAGGCACAGGCGCCGGCACCGGCTCCAGCTGCACCAGTCGCGTCGTCCAGCCTCCCAGTGCCTCCGGTGGCAACTGTGCCCGCTCCGGCCGCGACAGGTCAGCCGCGCCTGATTGGTGGGCGGGTCCATCTGCCGCTGCCGGCCCTGGCGGCGGCTTACGGGCTGGAGCTGAGAACCGCGCCCGTGCAGGACGGACAGGGCCTGCGTGCAGAGCTGAGCCGGGGTGAGCAGCGCTGGTCGCTACCGGCCGCGCTGGTGGGGGGCGTGCCCTACGCCAGCATTGGCGAGCTGGGGCGGCAGCCTGGGGTGCGCGTGGGGACCTCGGCGCAGGGCCTGAACGTGGAGTGGGCCGGACAGCCCCTGCTGTGGCCGCTGAACTGGGTGGAGCTGTACGCCAACCCGTTGCCCCGGCCCTGA